A genome region from Thiohalospira halophila DSM 15071 includes the following:
- the rpoC gene encoding DNA-directed RNA polymerase subunit beta' — protein MKDLLNLLKQQGQLEDFDGIRIALASPEKIRSWSYGEVKKPETINYRTFKPERDGLFCAKIFGPVKDYECLCGKYKRLKHRGVICEKCGVEVTQSKVRRERMGHIDLASPVAHIWFLKSLPSRMGMLLDMTLRDIERILYFEAFIVIDPGLTGLEQGQLLTDEQYLDALEEYGDEFDARMGAEAVFEMLKKLDLRVEAEQLREEMNGTNSETKLKKYSKRLKLLEAFIESGNKPEWMVMTVLPVLPPELRPLVPLEGGRFATSDLNDLYRRVINRNNRLKRLLDLNAPDIIVRNEKRMLQESVDALLDNGRRGRAITGSNRRPLKSLADMIKGKQGRFRQNLLGKRVDYSGRSVIVVGPTLRLHQCGLPKKMALELFKPFIFSKLERRGLATTIKAAKKMVERETAEVWDILEEVIREHPVMLNRAPTLHRLGIQAFEPVLIEGKAIQLHPLVCAAFNADFDGDQMAVHVPLALEAQLEARSLMMSSNNILAPASGEPIIVPSQDVVLGLYYMTREQVNVRGEGKVFADVSEVRRAYDNGEAALHARIKVRIHERVVDEEGEWSEQTTLRDTTVGRALLFEIVPEGLAFELVDQAMNKKAISAVLNSSYRRLGLKDTVVFADQIMYMGFYYSTKAGVSFGVEDMEIPEEKAEILGRAEEEVKEIEQQYTSGLVTNGERYNKVVDIWSHTNEQISGAMMDRLGKDIVHDAEGNEVEQESLNSVYIMADSGARGSPAQIRQLAGMRGLMAKPDGSIIETPITANFREGLDVLQYFISTHGARKGLADTALKTANSGYLTRRLVDVSQDLVVTEEDCGTERGLSMQPLIEGGDVVEALGERVLGRVLAEHVYHPGTDDVAIRAGTLLDEYWVNRLEQMSVDHVLVRAPITCDTRYGVCAKCYGRDLGRGHLVNVGESVGVIGAQSIGEPGTQLTMRTFHIGGAASRAAAVSEIEVKTTGTVRLYNLKMVKHTSSGKNVAVSRSGEVLVYDEAGSERERYKVPYGATIHLNDGDPVEGGQIVANWDPHTHPIVTEVAGRLEFTDFVEGTSVESQTDEITGLSSLVILDPKQQGATRDMRPMVKLVDTDGGNICIPGTDTPAHYFLPPGAIVQQENGADVEIGDVLARIPQESSKTRDITGGLPRVADLFEARRPKEAAILAETSGVVSFGKETKGKKRLVITPPHSDADPVEMLIPKWRHISVFEGEHVERGEVIVDGPTDPHDILRLLGVEELARYIVNEVQDVYRLQGVKINDKHIEVIVRQMLRKIEITDAGDTKLLKGDQIEYPRVLEENERVEAQGGRPARWEPMLLGITKASLATESFISAASFQETTRVLTEAAVAGKVDDLRGLKENVIVGRLIPAGTGLAYHDERRRQRQMETFAMPDTAEYGSVEEEVDPESAFETLEEPEEGSDEAPEGDEE, from the coding sequence TTGAAAGACCTACTCAATCTCCTCAAGCAGCAGGGCCAGCTGGAGGATTTCGACGGCATCCGCATCGCCCTGGCGTCGCCGGAGAAGATCCGGTCGTGGTCCTACGGCGAGGTCAAGAAGCCGGAGACCATCAACTACCGGACCTTCAAGCCGGAGCGCGACGGCCTCTTCTGCGCCAAGATCTTCGGGCCGGTGAAGGACTACGAGTGCCTCTGCGGCAAGTACAAGCGCCTCAAGCACCGCGGCGTGATCTGCGAGAAGTGCGGCGTCGAGGTGACCCAGTCCAAGGTGCGCCGGGAGCGCATGGGCCATATCGACCTGGCCTCCCCGGTGGCGCACATCTGGTTCCTGAAGTCCCTGCCGTCGCGCATGGGCATGCTGCTGGACATGACCCTGCGCGACATCGAGCGGATCCTCTACTTCGAGGCGTTCATCGTCATCGATCCGGGCCTCACCGGCCTGGAGCAGGGCCAGTTGCTCACCGATGAGCAGTACCTGGACGCCCTGGAGGAGTACGGCGACGAGTTCGACGCCCGCATGGGCGCCGAGGCCGTTTTCGAGATGCTCAAGAAGCTGGATCTCCGCGTGGAGGCCGAGCAGCTCCGGGAGGAGATGAACGGCACCAACTCGGAGACCAAGCTCAAGAAGTACTCCAAGCGGCTCAAGCTGCTGGAGGCCTTCATCGAGTCCGGGAACAAGCCGGAGTGGATGGTCATGACGGTGCTGCCGGTGCTGCCGCCGGAGCTGCGGCCGCTGGTGCCGCTGGAGGGCGGGCGCTTCGCCACCTCCGACCTGAACGACCTCTACCGCCGGGTCATCAACCGCAACAACCGCCTCAAGCGGCTGCTGGACCTCAATGCGCCGGACATCATCGTGCGCAACGAGAAGCGCATGCTGCAGGAGTCGGTGGACGCGCTGCTGGATAACGGCCGCCGCGGCCGGGCCATTACCGGCTCCAACCGCCGACCACTCAAGTCCCTGGCGGACATGATTAAGGGCAAGCAGGGCCGCTTCCGGCAGAACCTGCTGGGCAAGCGCGTGGACTACTCCGGCCGCTCGGTCATCGTGGTCGGCCCCACCCTGCGCCTGCACCAGTGCGGTCTGCCCAAGAAGATGGCGCTGGAGCTGTTCAAGCCCTTCATCTTCTCCAAGCTGGAGCGCCGCGGCCTGGCCACCACCATCAAGGCGGCCAAGAAGATGGTGGAGCGCGAGACTGCCGAGGTCTGGGACATCCTCGAGGAGGTGATCCGCGAGCACCCGGTGATGCTCAACCGGGCGCCGACGCTCCACCGCCTGGGCATCCAGGCCTTCGAGCCCGTGTTGATCGAGGGCAAGGCGATCCAGCTCCATCCGCTGGTCTGTGCCGCCTTCAACGCCGACTTCGACGGTGACCAGATGGCGGTCCACGTCCCGCTGGCCCTGGAGGCACAGCTCGAGGCGCGGTCGCTGATGATGTCGTCGAACAACATCCTGGCACCGGCCTCCGGCGAGCCCATCATCGTCCCCTCCCAGGACGTGGTGCTCGGGCTCTACTACATGACCCGCGAGCAGGTGAACGTCCGTGGTGAGGGCAAGGTCTTCGCCGACGTCTCCGAGGTCCGGCGGGCGTATGACAATGGCGAGGCCGCCCTGCATGCCCGCATCAAGGTGCGCATCCACGAGCGTGTCGTGGACGAAGAGGGCGAGTGGAGCGAGCAGACCACCCTGCGGGATACCACCGTGGGCCGGGCCCTCCTGTTCGAGATCGTCCCGGAAGGCCTGGCGTTCGAGCTGGTCGACCAGGCCATGAACAAGAAAGCGATCTCGGCGGTGCTCAACAGCTCCTATCGCCGGCTTGGCCTGAAGGACACCGTGGTCTTCGCCGACCAGATCATGTACATGGGCTTCTACTACTCCACCAAGGCCGGCGTCTCCTTCGGCGTCGAGGACATGGAGATCCCCGAGGAGAAGGCGGAGATCCTGGGCCGCGCCGAGGAGGAGGTGAAGGAGATCGAGCAGCAGTACACCTCCGGCCTGGTGACCAACGGCGAGCGGTACAACAAGGTCGTCGACATCTGGTCCCACACCAACGAGCAGATCTCAGGCGCCATGATGGACCGCCTCGGGAAGGACATCGTCCACGATGCCGAGGGCAATGAAGTGGAGCAGGAGTCGCTGAACTCCGTCTACATCATGGCCGACTCCGGCGCCCGGGGTTCCCCGGCCCAGATCCGGCAGCTTGCCGGCATGCGGGGCCTGATGGCCAAGCCGGACGGCTCCATCATCGAGACGCCCATCACGGCCAACTTCCGTGAGGGGCTCGATGTCCTGCAGTACTTCATCTCCACCCACGGCGCCCGGAAGGGGCTGGCGGACACGGCGCTCAAGACCGCCAACTCCGGCTACCTCACCCGCCGCCTGGTGGATGTGTCGCAGGACCTGGTGGTCACCGAGGAGGACTGCGGGACCGAGCGCGGTCTCTCCATGCAGCCCCTCATCGAGGGCGGCGACGTGGTCGAGGCGCTGGGCGAACGCGTCCTCGGCCGGGTCCTGGCGGAGCATGTCTACCATCCGGGGACCGACGACGTCGCCATCAGGGCCGGCACCCTGCTGGACGAGTACTGGGTCAATCGCCTGGAGCAAATGAGCGTGGACCACGTGCTGGTTCGGGCGCCCATTACCTGCGATACCCGGTACGGGGTCTGTGCCAAGTGCTACGGGCGCGACCTGGGCCGGGGCCATCTGGTCAACGTCGGCGAGTCCGTCGGCGTCATCGGTGCCCAGTCCATCGGCGAGCCGGGTACGCAGCTCACCATGCGGACCTTCCACATCGGTGGTGCGGCATCGCGTGCGGCAGCAGTATCCGAGATCGAGGTCAAGACTACCGGTACGGTGCGCCTCTACAACCTGAAGATGGTGAAGCACACCTCTTCGGGCAAGAACGTGGCGGTCTCCCGTTCCGGCGAGGTCCTGGTCTACGACGAGGCCGGCTCCGAGCGGGAGCGGTACAAGGTGCCCTACGGCGCGACCATCCATCTCAACGACGGCGACCCCGTCGAGGGGGGCCAGATCGTGGCCAACTGGGACCCTCATACCCACCCCATCGTTACCGAGGTGGCGGGGCGTCTCGAGTTCACCGACTTCGTCGAGGGTACCAGTGTTGAGAGCCAGACCGACGAGATCACCGGTCTCTCCAGCCTGGTCATCCTGGATCCGAAGCAGCAGGGCGCGACCCGCGACATGCGGCCGATGGTCAAGCTGGTCGACACCGACGGAGGCAACATCTGTATCCCCGGGACCGACACACCGGCTCACTACTTCCTGCCCCCGGGCGCCATCGTCCAGCAGGAGAACGGGGCCGACGTGGAGATCGGCGACGTCCTCGCCCGGATCCCGCAGGAGTCCTCCAAGACCCGTGATATCACCGGCGGCCTTCCCCGGGTGGCGGACCTCTTCGAGGCCCGGCGTCCCAAGGAGGCGGCCATCCTCGCGGAGACCTCGGGCGTCGTCTCCTTCGGCAAGGAGACCAAGGGCAAGAAGCGGTTGGTCATTACGCCGCCGCACAGCGATGCCGACCCGGTGGAGATGCTCATCCCGAAGTGGCGGCACATCTCCGTCTTCGAGGGCGAGCACGTGGAGCGCGGCGAGGTTATCGTCGACGGTCCGACGGATCCCCACGACATCCTGCGACTGCTCGGTGTCGAGGAGCTGGCCCGGTACATCGTCAACGAGGTGCAGGACGTCTACCGCCTCCAGGGCGTGAAGATCAACGACAAGCACATCGAGGTGATCGTTCGCCAGATGCTGCGCAAGATCGAGATCACGGACGCCGGTGACACCAAGCTCCTCAAGGGCGACCAGATCGAGTACCCCCGGGTACTGGAGGAGAACGAGCGGGTAGAGGCCCAGGGCGGGCGTCCGGCCCGCTGGGAGCCCATGCTGCTGGGGATCACCAAGGCCTCGCTGGCGACGGAGTCCTTCATCTCGGCGGCTTCCTTCCAGGAGACCACCCGCGTCCTCACGGAGGCCGCAGTGGCCGGGAAGGTGGACGACCTCCGCGGTCTCAAGGAGAACGTCATTGTCGGGC